The following nucleotide sequence is from Phycisphaera sp..
GTGGCGACCTGCTGCTGGAAGCGTTTGGCGACGCCCACGACCGACGTCGGATGGCGGCTCGCCGGCTCACGCGGGCCCGACGGATCGTCGAAGATCACCGCGAACTCGTCGCCGCCGATGCGGCAGACCTTGTCGGTGGGCCGGATGACGCTCTGGAGCAACTGCACGACCTGGCACAGGATCTCGTCGCCGGCCTCGTGCCCGTGCTGGTCGTTGTAGCGTTTGAAGTCGTCGATGTCGAAGACGAGCACCGAGAGGTCGCGCCTCGCATCGCCCGCCTGCTCGATGGCGTCGGCGAGGGTCGTGTCGAAGAATCGCCGATTCCAGGCACCCGTCAGCGGATCGGTGCTGGCCTGCATCGCGAGCGTGCGCTGCCGGGCTTCGAGCTTGATCCAGCCCGCCAGCCATGCCGCGGCCTGTTCGAGCGCTTCGCCGGTCGCGCGTGGGCCGACGAGCACCCTGCCATCAATCCCCGGTAGGGGCGCGCGCCCCGGGCCCACTGGCGCGTCGGCAACGTCCCGGAGCTCTAACGGCACGCCCAATCGGCCGGACGCGAGTTCGATCGCTGCGGACACAACGCCCTTGTCCTCGAGCAGGAGCGCGACGAGTTCGGCGTCGTCGTCCGCCGCGTGCGGCAACTCGGGCGCGGCGACCTCGACCGGTTTGCTCGGCGCTATTCTCTCGCGCGGCATCGCCCTCGCGTTGCGCTGGCCCTGGAGCAGCACACGGGAGGAGTACGCCGGGTCATCGATGTCAAGCCAGCCGTCGAAGGCCTCAGCGCCCTCGCCCTCGTCGTGCAAGGGCCGGCCCACGGCCAGCACGCGGACCTCGGGGTCGAGCCGGCGCAACGCCTCGACGAATCGGCGTGCCCGCAGCAGCGAGGGATCGGCGTCGACGGCCTCACCCAGCACGACCACTTGCTCGCCAGCGGCGTGGCCATCGCGCTTCCAGGCCGAGACCTCGCCCAACGCGTCCATGCCGCTGCGCACACGCACGAGTTCGGTGCTCGACGGTGCGGCCAGCACGCCGTCGAGCCCGGTGCGACCGACGAGCACGATCCGGGCCGGGCCCTCGGCCCGGGTTTCGCCCGTGCTGTGGCGGGCGCTCTGGTCTTGCGGTGTCGTGCCGTTGGTGCCCACGCTCACTCCCAGGATCCTTCCGCCAAGGCCGCTCAACGCTCGGGCCTCTCGGCCAGCAGCATGCTCAACTCGTCATCGCTCAGCAGCGACGAAGCCGTGGGCTCGTCCTCCTCTTCCTTGGGAGAGGGGGGCTTCGGCTTCGGCTCTGGCGCGCGGACGGGCCTTGGCTCTATGGACTCTGTTCGCACGAACACGGTCGCCAGTTCGTGCCGCTGGGCCGCCGCGAGCACCGGATGGGCCTCAGGATCGTACCGCCAGACCGCCACGGGCCCCGCAAAGCGGCCCAGGGCGTCCACGACAATGCCCGATAAGTCTAATTTTGTGGGATGAACGAGAACCAAGACTGCGGACTTGGTGCCGTTACTGGCCCGCTGGCGGAGCAGGATCTCGGCCATCGCCGAGTAGCCGTCCTGGGCCGCCACCCACGCCAAGCCGCGGCGTTCGAGCGACGCGAGGAGTTCTCGTGGTGGTTCCTGGCCGGCGGGTGTCCACAGCACGCAGCAGGGCCCGGAATGCTGAGCCTTTGCGAAGTGGTCTTGGCCGTTTTGCCCCATCACCCCAAGTATACCAGATCGCCCGGCGAGGCCTGTCGGTTCTGCGGGGTTCAGGCCCGTTTGGCTGCTTCGATCAGGATCCGGGCGCACGCCGAGGCGCCGTCTTGGCGTGGCAACGACCCGAGAGCGGCCGCCATTTTTTTACAGCGCTCGGGCGCACCGAGGAATTCCCTCAGCGTCGGGCCGACGGTTTCCAGGTTTGCACCGGGCGAGACGCGATCTTCCAGCAGCACCGCGCCGCCGGCGTCGACCAGTGGCTGCGCGTTGGCGGCTTGGTGCTGGTCTCGGTGGTGGGGGTAGGGCAGGAAGATTGCCGGCACGTTGTTGGCGTGCGCCTCGGCCACGCTGCCCGCGCCGCTGCGGCACAGCGCAAGATCAGCCGAGCCCCATGCTGGGC
It contains:
- a CDS encoding GGDEF domain-containing protein; its protein translation is MSVGTNGTTPQDQSARHSTGETRAEGPARIVLVGRTGLDGVLAAPSSTELVRVRSGMDALGEVSAWKRDGHAAGEQVVVLGEAVDADPSLLRARRFVEALRRLDPEVRVLAVGRPLHDEGEGAEAFDGWLDIDDPAYSSRVLLQGQRNARAMPRERIAPSKPVEVAAPELPHAADDDAELVALLLEDKGVVSAAIELASGRLGVPLELRDVADAPVGPGRAPLPGIDGRVLVGPRATGEALEQAAAWLAGWIKLEARQRTLAMQASTDPLTGAWNRRFFDTTLADAIEQAGDARRDLSVLVFDIDDFKRYNDQHGHEAGDEILCQVVQLLQSVIRPTDKVCRIGGDEFAVIFDDPSGPREPASRHPTSVVGVAKRFQQQVATKRFPKLGDDAPGRLTISGGLATFPWDGLDGASLVRAADQRALESKHQGKNAIELGPVDQHDG